Proteins encoded in a region of the Deltaproteobacteria bacterium CG11_big_fil_rev_8_21_14_0_20_42_23 genome:
- a CDS encoding bifunctional tRNA (5-methylaminomethyl-2-thiouridine)(34)-methyltransferase MnmD/FAD-dependent 5-carboxymethylaminomethyl-2-thiouridine(34) oxidoreductase MnmC yields the protein MKHLSFARIIIKDIHSSPFTFASMQAVFALTIFGTKADFQGFVNETRTLAFLLYYILDTAVMKLEQAQIHIDAQGNVISKTFDDVYFSRAGAKEEFEYVFWNGNQLSERLSEAQHFSIAETGFGTGLNFLYTWDKWEKIAPQDARLHFISTEQFPLSPSDHQQLLSFHPELAEKGKELQAHLPLACEGFHKLSFADGKVTLTLLYGDAAKNLEQVSTKIDAWFLDGFAPKKNPEMWSEKIFSEMKRLSKKGTTFSSFTAASLVQKALEANGFKTEKKRGFGKKREMIFGHFCTDETKAKTWYFSPRFQASAKEKTVSIIGAGISGCITAHAFAKRGWKVHLFDEKTEANLFPEKHHAGVLFPNLSRTLNLHSQFYLTSYLFALRQLEDIQQTYSFEYHSCGMLYLASKAKDKNIFFELSEKIPKDFFHFVSSREASEIAGIQLKHDALYFPQGSWLFPKDLCKAILTNPNITLHPQSGIQNIKKENKFWKVSTKNDEYLSSCEVITNAYEAKQFEQTQWIPLQKIRGQVSFLHNEKALSQLKTILCYRGYLVPCSANLHMVGASFEPEKTNEALEHHSHLHNLALLKEHLSNIDIVKHENTLDGSVGFRSVAPDRMPIIGPAPNEKMFQEYFQSLKLKYTPPEELFHHGLYVNIAHASRGLLSSFMGAETIASLVCDEPSPLPQKLTECIHPIRFLLRKAMGRKTVF from the coding sequence TTGAAACACCTTTCCTTCGCGCGGATCATAATCAAAGATATTCATAGCTCCCCTTTTACTTTTGCAAGCATGCAAGCTGTGTTCGCGCTCACAATTTTCGGGACAAAAGCCGATTTTCAAGGCTTTGTCAATGAAACGAGAACGCTTGCTTTTCTTCTGTATTACATTCTAGACACAGCTGTCATGAAACTGGAACAGGCTCAAATACACATCGACGCTCAAGGAAACGTCATTTCAAAAACATTTGATGATGTCTACTTTTCGCGTGCTGGTGCCAAAGAAGAATTTGAATATGTCTTTTGGAACGGAAACCAGCTTTCAGAGCGGCTTTCAGAGGCGCAACATTTTTCCATTGCCGAAACAGGTTTTGGAACTGGGCTTAATTTTCTTTATACTTGGGATAAGTGGGAAAAAATTGCGCCACAAGATGCGAGACTTCATTTTATTTCCACAGAACAATTCCCACTTTCGCCAAGCGATCACCAACAGCTTTTATCATTTCATCCCGAACTAGCAGAAAAAGGCAAAGAGCTGCAGGCACACCTTCCGCTTGCGTGCGAAGGATTCCACAAACTTTCTTTTGCAGACGGGAAAGTTACACTCACCCTTCTTTACGGCGATGCTGCAAAAAATTTAGAGCAAGTTTCCACAAAAATTGATGCATGGTTTCTAGACGGGTTTGCGCCGAAAAAAAATCCTGAAATGTGGAGTGAAAAGATTTTTTCAGAAATGAAGCGTTTGAGTAAAAAAGGAACAACCTTTTCAAGCTTCACCGCTGCAAGCCTTGTGCAAAAAGCGTTAGAAGCCAACGGGTTTAAAACAGAAAAAAAGCGAGGCTTCGGAAAAAAACGCGAAATGATTTTCGGACATTTTTGTACAGACGAAACAAAAGCAAAGACGTGGTATTTTTCTCCACGGTTTCAAGCAAGCGCAAAAGAAAAAACCGTTTCCATTATTGGAGCCGGCATCTCTGGATGCATTACTGCACATGCTTTTGCGAAGCGTGGTTGGAAAGTTCACCTCTTTGATGAAAAAACTGAAGCAAATCTTTTTCCAGAAAAACATCATGCTGGAGTTTTATTTCCCAACCTTTCAAGAACACTAAACTTACACAGTCAGTTTTATCTAACTTCTTATCTTTTTGCATTGAGACAGCTTGAAGACATACAGCAAACATATAGTTTTGAGTATCATTCCTGCGGAATGTTATACCTTGCCTCGAAAGCAAAAGATAAAAATATTTTTTTTGAACTTTCAGAAAAAATACCGAAAGATTTTTTTCACTTTGTTTCTTCACGTGAAGCAAGTGAAATTGCGGGCATTCAGCTAAAGCATGATGCGCTTTACTTTCCGCAGGGCTCTTGGCTTTTCCCAAAAGACTTGTGCAAAGCAATTCTCACAAATCCCAACATTACACTTCATCCACAAAGTGGGATTCAAAACATCAAAAAGGAAAATAAATTTTGGAAAGTATCTACAAAAAATGATGAATACCTTTCAAGCTGTGAGGTAATCACTAATGCGTATGAAGCCAAACAGTTTGAACAAACCCAATGGATACCACTTCAAAAAATTAGGGGGCAAGTGAGTTTTTTGCACAATGAAAAAGCACTTTCTCAGCTTAAAACAATTTTGTGCTACCGCGGCTATCTTGTTCCATGCTCTGCAAACCTGCATATGGTGGGCGCTAGCTTCGAACCCGAAAAAACAAATGAAGCTCTTGAACACCATTCACACCTTCACAACTTAGCTTTGCTCAAAGAGCATTTATCAAATATCGACATAGTCAAACATGAAAATACACTTGATGGCAGCGTAGGTTTTCGATCTGTTGCTCCCGACAGAATGCCAATTATTGGCCCCGCTCCAAATGAAAAAATGTTTCAAGAATATTTTCAATCTCTAAAACTTAAATACACTCCTCCGGAAGAACTTTTTCATCACGGACTTTATGTAAACATTGCTCATGCTTCGCGTGGCTTGCTTTCAAGTTTTATGGGCGCAGAAACAATTGCATCGCTTGTTTGCGACGAACCATCTCCTCTGCCACAAAAGTTAACAGAGTGCATTCATCCCATTCGTTTTTTACTTCGAAAAGCCATGGGAAGAAAAACGGTGTTTTAG